In the Novosphingobium sp. 9 genome, one interval contains:
- the gpmA gene encoding 2,3-diphosphoglycerate-dependent phosphoglycerate mutase — MPRLILVRHGQSQWNLENRFTGWWDVDLTEKGEAEARAAGELLKAKGIAPTVAFTSLQTRAIKTLHLALEAAGLLWIPETKDWRLNERHYGGLTGLDKAETAAKHGDEQVKIWRRSFDTPPPVMEAGSTFDLSTDPRYEGIDVPMTESLKDTIARVLPYYEGSIVPHLKAGATVLVAAHGNSLRALVKHLSGISDDEITGLEIPTGQPIVYDLDSDLAVLDRYYLSER; from the coding sequence TTGCCACGCCTGATCCTCGTTCGCCACGGCCAGAGCCAGTGGAACCTCGAGAACCGCTTCACCGGCTGGTGGGATGTTGACCTTACGGAAAAGGGCGAGGCGGAAGCCCGCGCGGCGGGTGAACTGCTCAAAGCAAAGGGCATCGCGCCGACGGTGGCGTTCACCTCGCTGCAGACCCGCGCGATCAAGACGCTGCATCTGGCGCTGGAAGCGGCCGGTCTGCTGTGGATTCCGGAAACCAAGGACTGGCGCCTGAACGAGCGTCACTACGGCGGGCTGACCGGCCTCGACAAGGCCGAAACCGCCGCCAAGCACGGCGACGAGCAGGTCAAGATCTGGCGCCGCAGCTTCGACACGCCTCCGCCGGTCATGGAAGCGGGCAGCACCTTCGATCTTTCCACCGATCCGCGCTACGAAGGCATCGACGTGCCGATGACCGAGAGCCTCAAGGACACCATCGCGCGCGTTCTGCCCTATTACGAAGGCTCGATCGTGCCGCACCTGAAGGCAGGCGCTACGGTGCTGGTCGCGGCGCACGGCAATTCGTTGCGCGCGCTGGTGAAGCACCTTTCGGGAATCTCGGACGACGAGATCACCGGTCTTGAAATCCCGACCGGCCAGCCGATCGTCTACGACCTCGACAGCGATCTGGCCGTGCTCGACCGCTACTATCTCTCGGAGCGTTGA
- a CDS encoding TonB-dependent receptor, translating to MKTSLRLLAGLMASASFATIAHAGEVAGSIADSTGTRPLEAATVRIVELDRSAQTDRAGHFIFGEVPAGTYTLQATYVGAEPVTRTITVPQTGKVDASLSLTGIGNADILVVGQAATQASSLSRKKAADGVSDVLTRDAVGEFPDQNVAESLRRLPGVNILNDQGEGRFVSIRGLDPSLNSTSLNGVRVPAPESDVRSVALDVVSSDTIESIEVKKSLTPDMDADAIGGSVEIKTVSAFDRKKDTYSVNLEGSYNDYSGKITPKGSLDFTKKLGDNFGVAGSISYYKRKFETDNIEADNWDVSDDGVAYSPTIEYRDYDVERTRINGALSFDWRASDTTKVYLRGNWAQFDDHEYRRRTTFDFDEAPSSGTATSATFDDADGEITVQRDLKDRFERQRIQSYVLGGDTDTGVWTFKWLASYSKSSEEEHGSIDPIRFESKFEDDGVAVNWDYANRRIPTYTLTSGADEVNNAANYTFDKTDVTTLSDSQDREYALKADLGRTFATDKGDFTIQIGAKQRWRKKSYDATITTYEAGDVDYTMEDYLGTQTYRLNGISLGPVLAKSAGRDFMAAYGDTLEIDEYGSTVDSNSSDYSAVENITAAYALARWDSDALRVIGGLRMERTHNELTGNLVTDDDSYDLPPIEQVRYSRNYTNWLPSLTIRYSPQGNVVARLAGYKSLMRPNLSDLAPRYTVNEDREAEFGNPYLKPYQAWNLDAGIEWYFTGNGALTFSGFYKSIDDYIVTRYYTGDEAVVDGVSYEELRIPENASKATVAGFEASYSQAYTMLPAPFDGLLTQLNYTYTYSKGTLFDDDGVARNITLPSSARNTFNVVLGYDKGPLDLRLAGTYRDKYLDEVGDSAEEDRMVDNHFQLDFSGKIEVTKGVRLTFDVININNAKYFAYQNYAGGQRLLQFEKYGPTYKVGVRATF from the coding sequence ATGAAAACCTCTCTCCGCCTTCTCGCAGGCCTGATGGCCAGCGCATCGTTCGCCACTATCGCTCATGCCGGAGAGGTGGCGGGCAGCATCGCCGATTCGACTGGCACCCGTCCGCTGGAGGCCGCGACCGTTCGCATCGTCGAGCTCGACCGCTCGGCCCAGACCGACCGCGCCGGTCATTTCATTTTCGGTGAGGTTCCGGCCGGCACGTACACGCTGCAAGCCACTTACGTGGGTGCCGAGCCAGTCACCCGCACGATCACCGTTCCGCAGACCGGCAAGGTGGACGCCAGCCTGTCGCTCACCGGCATCGGCAATGCAGACATCCTCGTCGTCGGTCAGGCTGCCACGCAGGCAAGCTCGCTGTCCCGCAAGAAGGCCGCGGACGGCGTGTCCGATGTGCTCACCCGCGATGCCGTCGGCGAATTCCCCGACCAGAACGTGGCCGAATCGCTGCGCCGACTGCCCGGCGTCAATATTCTCAACGACCAGGGCGAAGGCCGCTTCGTCTCGATCCGTGGCCTCGATCCCAGCCTGAACTCGACCTCGCTGAACGGCGTGCGGGTTCCCGCTCCCGAATCGGACGTGCGCTCGGTCGCACTCGACGTGGTGTCTTCGGACACCATCGAATCGATCGAGGTGAAGAAGTCGCTCACCCCTGACATGGACGCAGACGCCATCGGCGGCTCGGTCGAGATCAAGACTGTCAGCGCTTTCGACCGCAAGAAGGACACATATTCGGTCAATCTTGAGGGCAGCTACAACGATTATTCGGGCAAGATCACGCCCAAGGGCAGCCTCGACTTCACCAAGAAGCTGGGCGACAATTTCGGCGTCGCGGGGTCGATCAGCTACTACAAGCGCAAGTTCGAGACCGACAACATCGAGGCCGACAACTGGGACGTCAGCGACGATGGCGTCGCCTACAGCCCGACCATCGAATATCGCGATTACGACGTGGAGCGCACGCGCATCAACGGCGCGCTCTCGTTCGACTGGCGGGCCAGCGACACCACCAAGGTTTATCTGCGCGGAAACTGGGCGCAGTTCGACGATCACGAGTATCGCCGCCGCACCACCTTCGATTTCGACGAAGCGCCCAGCAGCGGCACCGCCACTTCGGCTACCTTCGACGATGCAGATGGCGAGATCACCGTCCAGCGCGACCTCAAGGACCGCTTCGAGCGGCAGCGTATCCAGTCCTACGTGCTGGGTGGGGACACCGATACAGGCGTCTGGACCTTCAAATGGCTCGCCAGCTACAGCAAGTCGAGCGAGGAAGAACACGGCTCGATCGACCCGATCCGGTTCGAGAGCAAGTTCGAGGATGACGGCGTCGCCGTGAACTGGGACTACGCCAACCGCCGCATCCCGACGTACACGCTCACCAGCGGCGCGGACGAGGTCAACAACGCCGCGAACTACACCTTCGACAAGACCGATGTCACCACGCTGTCGGACAGTCAGGATCGCGAATACGCGCTGAAGGCCGACCTTGGCCGCACGTTTGCGACCGACAAGGGGGACTTCACCATCCAGATCGGTGCCAAGCAGCGCTGGCGCAAGAAGTCCTACGATGCGACCATCACCACCTATGAGGCTGGCGATGTCGATTACACCATGGAGGACTACCTCGGCACGCAGACCTATCGCCTGAACGGCATCAGCCTCGGTCCGGTTCTGGCAAAGTCCGCCGGTCGCGACTTCATGGCAGCTTACGGCGATACGCTGGAAATCGACGAATATGGTTCGACCGTCGATTCCAATTCGAGCGATTACAGCGCGGTCGAGAACATCACCGCCGCCTATGCCCTCGCCCGCTGGGACTCCGACGCCCTTCGCGTCATCGGCGGACTGCGCATGGAGCGCACCCACAACGAACTGACCGGCAACCTCGTCACCGATGACGACAGCTACGATCTGCCGCCGATCGAACAGGTCCGCTATTCGCGCAACTACACCAACTGGCTGCCCAGCCTGACAATTCGCTATTCGCCGCAGGGCAACGTCGTCGCGCGTCTGGCGGGCTACAAGAGCCTGATGCGTCCGAACCTTTCGGACCTGGCTCCGCGCTATACGGTCAACGAGGATCGCGAAGCCGAATTCGGCAATCCCTACCTCAAGCCCTATCAGGCGTGGAACCTCGATGCAGGCATCGAATGGTACTTCACCGGCAACGGCGCGCTGACCTTCTCGGGCTTCTACAAGTCGATCGATGACTACATCGTCACTCGCTACTACACCGGTGACGAAGCCGTGGTCGATGGCGTGAGCTATGAGGAACTCCGCATCCCGGAGAACGCCAGCAAGGCCACCGTCGCAGGCTTCGAGGCCAGCTACAGCCAGGCTTATACGATGCTTCCGGCCCCGTTCGATGGCCTGCTGACCCAGCTGAACTACACATACACCTACTCGAAGGGCACGCTGTTCGACGATGATGGTGTGGCGCGCAACATCACCCTGCCCTCGTCGGCCCGCAACACCTTCAACGTCGTGCTCGGCTACGACAAGGGGCCGCTCGACCTGCGTCTGGCCGGCACCTATCGCGACAAGTACCTCGACGAGGTGGGCGACAGCGCCGAGGAAGACCGCATGGTCGACAATCACTTCCAGCTCGATTTCTCGGGCAAGATCGAAGTGACCAAGGGCGTGCGCCTGACCTTCGACGTCATCAACATCAACAACGCCAAATACTTCGCCTACCAGAACTATGCAGGCGGCCAGCGCCTGCTGCAGTTCGAGAAGTACGGCCCGACCTACAAGGTCGGCGTGCGGGCGACGTTCTAA
- a CDS encoding ferredoxin--NADP reductase gives MSEQQETAAVTGLEPTTALSVEEVLSVTHWNEHLFSFKISRPASFRFRSGEFVMIGLPGEGGKKPLLRAYSIASPAWAEELEFLSIKVEDGPLTSRLQKIQPGDQMYLGRKPTGTLVTDALLPGKRLFMLGTGTGLAPWMSLARDPDVYEYFEQVVIVHCVRRVSDLAYREDLEGRLAEDPLVSEEAAQQLRYVPTVTREEFHTSGRIGALIESGRLFEGLDGEAKLDPATDRIMLCGSMDMIRDLSADLEKMGFVEGSNAKPGDFVIERAFVG, from the coding sequence ATGAGTGAACAGCAGGAGACCGCAGCCGTCACCGGTCTCGAACCCACCACCGCGCTGTCGGTCGAAGAAGTGCTTTCGGTCACGCACTGGAACGAGCATCTCTTCAGCTTCAAGATTTCGCGTCCGGCCTCGTTCCGTTTCCGCTCGGGCGAGTTCGTGATGATCGGCCTGCCCGGCGAAGGTGGAAAGAAGCCCCTGCTGCGCGCCTATTCGATCGCCAGCCCTGCCTGGGCCGAGGAACTGGAGTTCCTCTCGATCAAGGTCGAGGACGGCCCGCTGACCTCGCGCCTGCAGAAAATCCAGCCGGGCGACCAGATGTACCTCGGCCGCAAGCCCACCGGCACGCTCGTCACCGACGCCCTGCTACCGGGCAAGCGCCTGTTCATGCTCGGCACCGGCACGGGTCTGGCGCCGTGGATGTCGCTGGCGCGCGATCCGGACGTGTACGAATACTTCGAGCAGGTGGTGATCGTTCACTGCGTGCGCCGCGTCAGCGACCTTGCCTATCGCGAAGATCTGGAAGGTCGCCTTGCCGAAGACCCGCTGGTCAGCGAGGAAGCTGCCCAGCAGCTTCGCTACGTGCCCACCGTCACGCGTGAGGAGTTCCACACCTCGGGCCGTATCGGCGCTCTGATCGAGAGCGGTCGCCTGTTCGAGGGACTCGACGGCGAAGCGAAACTCGATCCCGCGACCGACCGCATCATGCTGTGCGGCAGCATGGACATGATTCGCGACCTCTCCGCCGATCTGGAAAAGATGGGCTTTGTCGAGGGATCCAACGCCAAGCCCGGCGATTTCGTGATCGAGCGCGCCTTCGTCGGCTGA
- the dctA gene encoding C4-dicarboxylate transporter DctA → MTGTSPSGISTSTTATRRFGIFGQLWFQVLAGTVIGIVLGLIAPHIAVSMKPLGDAFINLIRMMIGPIIFVTVVHGVAGMNDMRSVGRVALKSLIYFEVITILALIVGLIGVDLWQPGAGMNIDASTIDTASIKSYVSTAHSESVSGYLMSIIPKTFASSFTDGHVLQVLFISVLFGIALAAGGQRSKPVVDVIESASQALFRIIGYIMYFAPLGAFGAIAFTIGQFGAASLLSLGELILEFFVVCAAFTAVVFGAVAWWCGVSLWRLLGYIWDEIVIVAATTSTETVLPRVIQKMRALGCEESVVGFVVPAGYSFNLDGTCLYLTTVAVFLAQATNTHLTFWHELGLIAVLLITSKGAAGVAGAAFVVLAATLSTTGAIPVASIALILGIHRILAEGLTFVNLVGNALATIVIAKWEGKLDERVLAEAVGTKGLRARLGIA, encoded by the coding sequence ATGACAGGCACTTCGCCCTCGGGCATTTCCACCAGCACAACTGCGACCCGCCGTTTCGGCATATTCGGGCAGTTGTGGTTCCAGGTTCTTGCCGGAACCGTGATCGGGATCGTGCTCGGCCTTATCGCCCCGCACATCGCAGTCTCGATGAAGCCGCTGGGCGATGCCTTCATCAACCTCATCCGCATGATGATCGGACCGATCATCTTCGTGACGGTGGTTCACGGTGTGGCTGGCATGAACGACATGCGCAGCGTCGGCCGTGTCGCTCTCAAGTCGCTGATCTATTTCGAGGTCATCACGATCCTCGCGCTGATCGTCGGCCTGATCGGGGTCGACCTCTGGCAGCCCGGTGCGGGTATGAACATCGATGCCAGCACCATCGATACCGCCTCGATCAAATCCTACGTCAGCACTGCCCATTCCGAATCGGTCTCGGGCTATCTGATGAGCATCATCCCCAAGACCTTCGCCAGTTCCTTTACGGACGGCCATGTCTTGCAGGTGCTGTTCATCTCGGTCCTGTTCGGCATTGCCCTGGCCGCAGGAGGCCAGCGTTCGAAGCCGGTCGTCGATGTGATCGAAAGCGCGTCGCAGGCGCTGTTCCGCATCATCGGCTACATCATGTACTTCGCGCCGCTTGGTGCATTCGGTGCGATCGCTTTCACCATCGGCCAGTTCGGCGCGGCGTCGCTGCTGTCGCTGGGCGAGCTTATTCTTGAATTCTTCGTGGTCTGCGCCGCGTTCACTGCCGTTGTCTTCGGCGCCGTCGCCTGGTGGTGCGGGGTCAGCCTGTGGCGCCTGCTCGGCTACATCTGGGACGAGATCGTCATCGTTGCCGCCACCACCTCGACCGAGACCGTGCTGCCGCGCGTGATCCAGAAGATGCGTGCGCTGGGCTGCGAGGAAAGCGTCGTCGGATTTGTCGTGCCTGCCGGTTACTCCTTCAACCTCGACGGCACCTGCCTCTACCTCACAACGGTCGCCGTATTCCTGGCGCAGGCCACCAATACGCACCTGACCTTCTGGCACGAACTCGGCCTGATCGCGGTGCTGCTGATCACCTCCAAGGGTGCCGCTGGCGTGGCAGGCGCCGCATTCGTGGTCCTGGCGGCAACGCTCAGCACGACCGGGGCGATCCCCGTGGCCAGCATTGCCCTGATCCTCGGCATCCACCGCATCCTCGCCGAGGGGCTGACGTTCGTGAATCTCGTCGGCAATGCGCTGGCAACGATCGTGATCGCCAAGTGGGAAGGCAAGCTGGACGAACGCGTCCTAGCCGAGGCTGTCGGCACGAAGGGCCTTCGCGCCCGTCTCGGCATCGCCTGA
- a CDS encoding carbohydrate porin, translated as MALNLNIVENLAGNPVGGERQGFRESHWVSGGADLDLDKLVGWSNTKLHIQGAWFTGENLARDVVGNSISFQQTWRPVSGPRLTQFNIEHDFGRLNVTVGRMALNSYFNNSPLNCNFMTNASCLTTYGPISDIGITAYPNSSWGARAKYKVGAHGYVEAGAFEYNNDLNLKGKDGLDFSLGKGSGWLIAGEIGHMTTFKDERLPHNYKVGFYLNTDGGSSPYYNAQGESYTATGTAAKKLGGNRVGIYGLVDQTVSRAAGNSKRNLALFARAYWNVGNIQQIDWFASAGLVKTGTFIGRDEDTIDFLVSNTHFSDQEIDHLRDVRAKAGGTGSPHADEIVGEINYGFAAMPGLRIMPNVQWVLNPDPVYAPKSTKNVPSTVVLGLRIDLKFEKFFGA; from the coding sequence GTGGCGCTGAACCTCAACATCGTCGAGAATCTCGCAGGCAATCCGGTGGGCGGCGAACGCCAGGGCTTTCGCGAATCGCACTGGGTCAGCGGCGGTGCGGACCTCGACCTCGACAAGCTGGTCGGCTGGTCGAACACCAAACTGCACATTCAAGGTGCCTGGTTCACCGGCGAAAATCTCGCCCGCGATGTGGTCGGCAACTCGATCAGCTTCCAGCAGACCTGGCGCCCGGTATCAGGGCCACGCCTGACCCAGTTCAACATCGAGCATGACTTCGGGCGCCTGAACGTGACGGTCGGTCGCATGGCGCTCAACAGCTACTTCAACAATTCGCCGCTCAACTGCAACTTCATGACCAATGCCAGTTGCCTGACCACCTACGGGCCGATCAGCGATATCGGCATCACCGCCTATCCCAACTCATCGTGGGGGGCGCGCGCCAAGTACAAGGTCGGCGCGCACGGGTATGTCGAGGCAGGTGCCTTCGAGTACAACAACGACCTCAACCTCAAGGGCAAGGATGGGCTCGACTTCTCTCTCGGCAAGGGCTCCGGCTGGCTGATCGCCGGTGAGATCGGTCACATGACGACGTTCAAGGACGAACGCCTGCCGCACAATTACAAGGTCGGCTTCTACCTCAACACCGACGGCGGCAGCAGCCCCTACTACAATGCGCAAGGCGAATCCTACACGGCGACAGGCACGGCTGCGAAGAAGCTCGGCGGCAACCGCGTGGGCATCTACGGACTTGTGGATCAGACGGTTTCACGCGCGGCAGGCAACAGCAAGCGCAACCTTGCTCTCTTCGCCCGCGCCTACTGGAACGTGGGCAATATCCAGCAGATCGACTGGTTCGCCTCTGCGGGCCTCGTCAAGACCGGCACCTTCATCGGTCGAGACGAAGACACCATCGACTTCCTCGTATCCAACACGCATTTCAGCGACCAGGAGATCGACCACCTGCGCGACGTGCGCGCCAAGGCTGGCGGCACAGGCTCTCCCCATGCCGACGAGATCGTGGGCGAGATCAACTACGGCTTCGCGGCAATGCCGGGCCTTCGCATCATGCCCAACGTGCAGTGGGTGCTGAATCCCGATCCCGTTTACGCCCCGAAATCGACGAAGAACGTCCCCTCAACGGTCGTGCTTGGCCTGCGCATCGACCTCAAGTTCGAGAAGTTCTTTGGCGCCTAA
- a CDS encoding phytase produces MLPALLPAVLLLGGCATTGALPAPRYPAADVAATIETRPVGTPNADAADDPAIWRNPTDPAKSLILGTDKKAGLYVYGLDGAVHDFIAAGALNNVDLRTVRRADGSNLILAAASDRTDKANPRVALFALDGLRAKLTALGSEPFLPASRAPAEAYGFCMGSALAPDELARVYVVLKSGEVAESRLVEKAGRIVPEYLRSVKVATQSEGCVIDDTTHTLYLAEEDVGIWQVDLSANTLAPTAFARVGPADGLVADVEGLAIVHEGAQTWLLASSQGDNAYAVFDAKTGHLAGRFRVNGGPIDGTSDTDGIEAMTGDFGPGFPGGVFVAQDGDNAPDAQNFKLVPWRSITTALKLD; encoded by the coding sequence ATGCTCCCGGCCCTTCTTCCTGCCGTCCTCCTGCTTGGCGGTTGCGCCACGACCGGGGCGCTCCCCGCCCCCCGCTATCCTGCGGCAGACGTGGCAGCGACGATAGAGACCCGCCCCGTAGGCACCCCCAACGCCGATGCCGCAGACGATCCTGCAATCTGGCGCAACCCGACCGATCCGGCGAAAAGCCTGATCCTCGGCACGGACAAGAAAGCGGGCCTTTACGTCTACGGCCTCGACGGTGCGGTCCATGACTTCATCGCGGCCGGTGCGCTGAACAACGTCGATCTGCGCACCGTGCGTCGCGCCGATGGCTCGAACCTGATTCTGGCCGCCGCCAGCGACCGCACGGATAAGGCCAACCCGCGCGTCGCGCTGTTTGCGCTGGATGGTCTCCGCGCGAAACTGACCGCACTTGGCAGCGAGCCCTTCCTTCCGGCCAGCCGTGCGCCCGCAGAAGCCTATGGTTTCTGCATGGGCAGCGCCTTGGCACCAGACGAGCTGGCTCGTGTTTATGTCGTTCTGAAAAGCGGTGAAGTTGCCGAAAGCCGTCTGGTCGAGAAGGCCGGGCGGATCGTTCCGGAATACCTGCGCAGCGTGAAGGTGGCCACGCAATCCGAAGGCTGCGTGATCGACGATACCACGCACACCCTTTACCTCGCCGAAGAGGATGTGGGCATCTGGCAAGTCGATCTGAGCGCCAATACGCTTGCACCCACGGCTTTCGCACGGGTCGGACCGGCGGACGGACTGGTTGCAGATGTGGAAGGTCTCGCCATCGTCCACGAGGGCGCGCAAACATGGCTGCTGGCCTCCAGTCAGGGCGATAACGCCTACGCGGTGTTCGATGCAAAGACCGGCCACCTCGCCGGTCGCTTCCGGGTGAACGGTGGACCAATCGACGGCACCAGCGATACGGACGGTATCGAGGCCATGACCGGGGATTTCGGCCCCGGATTTCCCGGCGGCGTGTTCGTAGCACAGGACGGTGACAATGCACCCGATGCGCAGAATTTCAAGCTGGTGCCCTGGCGCTCAATCACCACCGCTCTCAAGCTGGACTGA
- a CDS encoding lytic transglycosylase domain-containing protein, with protein sequence MGSLGLSLALITLCPTSAQADVMQVGPAGYTWIAGAPSGTAGTPIDQDGNGIAEVDDNLNFVDEVPLNTESLTIAGDPVGPARWHQRIAQLAAKYDISPSLLEAVVWQESRWNESAISRVGARGLAQLMPSTARQMGIDASDPAANLEGGARYLRLQLDRFHGDVEKALAAYNAGPGRVQQAGGVPNIAETRAYVAAIMGRLSSPVRQ encoded by the coding sequence ATGGGATCGCTGGGACTATCGCTGGCCCTTATCACGCTGTGCCCTACTTCGGCGCAGGCCGACGTGATGCAGGTCGGTCCCGCAGGCTATACCTGGATCGCCGGAGCCCCGTCCGGCACGGCTGGGACGCCAATCGATCAGGACGGCAACGGCATCGCCGAAGTGGACGATAACCTCAATTTCGTAGACGAGGTTCCGCTCAACACGGAATCTCTGACCATCGCTGGCGATCCGGTCGGCCCGGCGCGCTGGCATCAGCGCATTGCCCAACTCGCCGCCAAGTACGACATCAGCCCCAGCCTTCTGGAAGCCGTCGTCTGGCAGGAAAGCCGCTGGAACGAGAGCGCCATCTCCCGTGTCGGCGCACGCGGGCTTGCCCAGTTGATGCCCAGCACCGCGCGGCAAATGGGCATCGATGCGAGCGATCCTGCGGCCAACCTCGAAGGCGGTGCGCGCTATCTTCGCCTTCAGCTCGATCGCTTTCACGGCGACGTCGAGAAGGCATTGGCGGCCTACAACGCCGGGCCGGGGCGGGTTCAACAGGCTGGCGGCGTACCGAACATCGCCGAAACCCGTGCCTATGTTGCCGCAATCATGGGCCGCCTGTCTTCTCCGGTTCGACAATAG
- the purE gene encoding 5-(carboxyamino)imidazole ribonucleotide mutase yields the protein MGSQSDWPTMQRAAHMLDGLGIAYDARIVSAHRTPDRLVEFAKGAEAEGFKVIIAGAGGAAHLPGMVAAMTHLPVLGVPVQSKALSGQDSLLSIVQMPAGIPVGTLAIGEAGAANAGLLAAAILATSDADLAERLKAFREEQTASVAQRPS from the coding sequence ATGGGCAGCCAGTCGGACTGGCCGACGATGCAGCGTGCGGCCCACATGCTCGATGGGCTTGGCATCGCCTATGACGCGCGCATCGTCTCGGCCCACCGCACGCCCGACCGTCTGGTCGAGTTCGCCAAAGGCGCCGAGGCAGAAGGCTTCAAGGTCATCATCGCCGGTGCCGGCGGCGCGGCGCACCTGCCGGGCATGGTCGCAGCGATGACGCACCTGCCGGTGCTGGGCGTGCCGGTGCAGAGCAAGGCGCTGTCCGGTCAGGACAGCTTGCTCTCGATTGTCCAGATGCCTGCGGGCATTCCTGTCGGCACGCTGGCGATCGGCGAAGCGGGGGCGGCCAATGCCGGTCTGCTCGCCGCCGCCATCCTTGCGACCAGCGATGCCGATCTGGCGGAGCGCCTGAAGGCGTTTCGCGAAGAGCAGACCGCCAGCGTCGCCCAGCGTCCCTCCTGA